aaaacaaatatatatatatatatatatatataggaattttctcaggtgcggacgtccgaaCCGAATTTTctgtacggatttcctgttttcgaccactttccggtcacatttttacatcttaactgttcaggttttaggtcctagtgtatagatcacctctacaaaatttcagccaatttggtgatcgttaaggcatccaaaattgcattttacacgaacggaccgaatctgtctaaccggaaccgttcgtatttataatggtaaattgcagttttggatgccttaacgatcaccaaattggctgaaattttgcagaggtgatctatacactaggacctaaaaactgaacggttaagatgtaaaaatgtggccggaaagtggtcgaaaacaggaaatcctcACCGTCCGCTCGGTAcagacgtccgcacctgagacggactgtatatatatatatatatatattttttttttttttgggtagtcTTTCTTTGGGGCTGATAAagaggagagggagagaaaatTGGTAGCACAGAGTTGGGGTCAggggaaaatagaaaaaaaaaaaaaaggtagcaaactagcagaAATAAATTCTAAAGCAGCAAATTGACATCATGATGAAAGCTATGGGAGCAAATTGAGAATTAAGCGATGAAAAAACATCTATTTTTGGCCTCTGATATCTGctgtttccttgaaattatcCGTAATTTACATTTTCCTTTATATGCAGCCATGTAATATACCCTTGTTTTCAAGATAAGGAAGGCATCCTTCGTTATCAATAGAGATTGATTTTTGCCGGTTAGCAATTGGAAGATGGTAGAACTCTTGCAGATTATAACATCCAAACAGTCACTTTTCACCTGGTTTTGAGGCTGTGGGGAGGAACTATGATTAAGGTGAAGACTCTTACCGGGAAAGAAATTGAGATTGATATTGAACCGACTGACaccattgactgaatcaagtaAAGGGTTGAGGAGAAAGAGGAAATTCCTCTGGTGCAACAAAGGTACTTTTTTCTCCTTCTCAAATTCAATCTATCGGAAGTTATAGCTTACTTGAACTTGAGATATGTCTGGTTTTGTACTTTTATCTAGCATCAGTATGCATtacatctatactattattaagagaagagggtttgttagcattacatctatactattattaagggAAGaagctttgttagccaaagtaTGTGTGAAAAGACAATAAAATCCTTAAACCTTATATTAATTTCAGATAATTTTTAATAATTGAGTGGTAATATGgtaaataacaaaattaaaaattctgttaaaaataaaataaataattttcagtGTCTGCAACCACCCACAATTTCAGATAACTTcctattttttttcccaaataacttctatttttttctcaatctaataattataaaaattttaCACATGTGAGCAGAAAATTAGTGTTAATAAAGTGAACTCTTAGTTTAGTTATTTTTCATGCCCTATATCATCCATGCAAATAtaacattgtttatgcttgctGCCTATGGAGTTTCTatgaattgaagaagaaatgtGATTGATCTGTTCCAGAAATTTGGTTGCAAAATGTGGCAGTGAGTAATGCATTGGTTAGTTTGGTTTTCTTTCACCACTATCATAAGTTGTATCAGCATTGGCTCATTCTTTACTTCAGAAAGGCTCTCATGGTTTTCCGTAGAACTAGATCTGTTCAGTGGCCAACATTATCTTGACCACTGAAGGTTGGTCGACTTATGGTTGACTTTGCTTCAATTCCTGTTTGGAAATATTTGCTGCTCCGCCTCCGTATCTTGGTGTATCTCTACATACATAGCGAGGAGGCCTTTACAGTTCATTATTTGGTCAAATTTTCGAACATCCGATATTGCCCTTGATATTTCCCACGATTTACAGAGTAACAGAAAGGGGACTGATGGTTCTGGCTTTTGCCGCACAGAGAAAACTACTTCTGTCTTTTAGTTCGAGGCAGAGGAAAGGGTTTAGAGCGGTAGGGTTGAATAATTCTGGGTCTTGGTATTGGAGATTGATGATTAGGGTTCTTGATGGGAGAGATTATTAGGTGAAAGAGTGATTGAGGAGCAAAAAAAATGCGAAAGCCTTTCAAGGATTCGCTTAAGGCGCTTGAAGCTGATGTTCAGTTTGCCAATACTTCGAAAgactctttttaattttttcttttgctcaATCTTCATCCATAGTTCATTTCTTTCTGTTGATTACATGGATTGATTCTGGGTCATACCAAAGTTTGTTTATTTGTCATGATTTTGATGGAAATTGGTAATCTTGGGAATTTGATCTGTCTAGTTTTGCTTTCGTAATTTTAGTTTGCTGTATCTTTCATGCAAGATTAGCTTTATAGTTTGTACAGGTTGAACATCTGGGTAATTGTGTAGATGATTCTGCTCTAAACCCACAATTCACAATTGCTTATGAATTGTTTGCTGAATTCTATAAAGGAGTGAAAAGTTTATTTGTGCTGATAGAAGAGAGTATTAGAAGGGTTTTGAGGAATTGAGCTTACTTCAGCCACAGACAAACATGCTATGATTTTGTATTAGAATTCATATCATATTACAATCTCATTAAAAGTATCCTATTTCAATTACAATATGAAACAGAAATCCATTCAGAAGCCAAAATCAGAACAGTCATCTAGAGTCCGATGTGTGGTAATTTTCTTTTAGTTCTTTCTAATAGTTTTTTCCAAGTGCCGTGGAAGTTAACTACGACTAAAGTGATCCATGGAATTTGAACAGTTAATCACTTATTGTTTGTTGGGGTTGTAGGCTGTCCATTTGTTGTATATATGTTGATTCATGACTTGGTAATTACTCAAGAAGTGTGATAGCTGGGGTAAggtgaacatatatataaaatcagAAAGCTAGCTTActaattatgtttttgtttttcatgttTGTTAGATTTGAAGGGTCTAGACTTCAACCATGCTCCATTTTTACCAGGTTGGGATCTGAAACCATGAGTCCTCACGTGTTTCTTCATGTTTATGCTTTCAAATGTAGAGATTTGAAACCATGTGTCCtttttttgttgagtcacaCAGAACTTCCCTTTTGATTGATCTCTGGATATGCAACTACAATGTTTTGACCTGAATGAGTAGTTCTTTTTGTAGGCAGTGGAGGGGGGAAAAAAAACAAGATATGATTTGCTGATTCCAGATTTATAGCAGATGTTCTGTTGGATTTTGCATCGATTGTATATTTTGTTCACTGTTGTGAAACTATATGGCTGTTGCATGATATAAGTTTTGAGAATTTGTATTTGAAATAAGTGGTACAGTTAACTATCTCTTATATAGAGGAAAGCGCTTTCATATCCATTACAGAATTTTAACGAATGAATGACATGAGTCTTTGGATAACAGAACCATTAAAAACTTTAGCATAATGTCATTCTCCCAGAACACTTTATAGAGGAAAAATATTAAACACTTTGAATCATATAGGTCTGAATCAATGGAGTCAAAGATTCTTATCATATATACCCGCTaagatagaagagaaggtgtCTAGAAATCTAATCTGATCGGTTACTCTAATACTGTCAAgaaatataattttatatattttttgttaaaGGCTACATGGAAATAGCCAACTGCTGAAAATACAAAGAAAATACTTTCCGTTACTATGATTGAACTCATGGAAATACAATTGCTTAAAGAAACTACTTTGAGTTTCTTGAATTTTGCCCCAATTAAATTTTGCTGCACTTTTGCAAATTGGGTCAAGCTGTTTAAATTTCTTGATTGATTATTCGCAGGTACCAGCTCTGGAGCACAGTGTAAAGATACAAAAATGTACTAGCAGTGGCTCTTTATGTGCGAAACTGGAATGTGCCAACAGCAGCCATTCAATTGCTGATGAAGGTACTTTTGTCAATACTAATAAGTCTGAAAGATTGGGGAAAGAGGTTCCACTGAGTAAAGCTTTGATTTGGGGAAGTAGGAGTACGAGGAAAATGAAAAAGCAAGGCAAGATAGAAATAGTTGCGAATTCTGACTGTTGTAAGTGGTTGAGTAATTCTGACTGTTGTGCCTTTAACCACATAAAAAGATGGACAATATAAATAATCATGataattaaaacaaaagttaATCGCACACGTGAGCAATGCACTTCCGCATGCGCGTAAGCGTGTGTAGGAAGGCTAGTATGCTCATCAACTTGACAACTGTTTGGGATATCACCTGCATTTTGATTTTAAGCCTAAGAAGACTTGCTAGAATAAAGTCTTATTAAGCAGCATGATTGCTGCATTGTTATTATTGTCTTATTAATAGCTTCACGTGTTTATAGTACTGGCCAATTTTCAAGAGATCAGCATCTAATGAGTTTATGCTGGCAAGCAGCTTGGAGATGACAAAACTGCTAGACTACAACATTGAGGGTGGTTCTGTCCTTCATTTAGTGCTTGCACTACGTGGTGGTAGCCTATAGATTGTATCATAGTATTGTATCTATTAATGTTTAGGCAAAACTCTTTTGTGAAGGCTTTATCGAGTCTTGATACTCCAAAACATCTGAGTTGAATGACAAGTGGGTTCCTTTGGACATAAGTATCGGTGTTACATATTGCACTCTGCTCTGTTATGTTCACTGTAATGCTCTGGTGCTTTTACTTTATACAAGCTTAGCTTCACTTGGGCAACAAATGCAACAAATTTTATCAATCTTGATTACAATTGTTTTCTGCTTGTGGATATTTTATGAAACTTGGTGACATGTACTCCATATGCTACGTGTGTGTCGGGAAATTAAATGAAGTATACCTTTCAGAAGGAATGTGATAATTTCTCGAAGTAATGTGATAATTCTACCTATTGTATCTATCAAAGAAGGGAACTGTTATCATACTTGAAAAGTCAATCTGCACTCTTTCCAAACTGAAATGAGTGTAGATTAGAGTTGAAAGCTTGTGATTCAGAATTCACATTCTCAGAGATGGTAAACTGAAATGATTCCACAATGGAATTATAGCAGTATAGTAATCTGGGCGATTGAAGTCACACAGATCTGTTGACTTCTGGTTAATAACGATCTAAAGTTGGCCTAGATGAGGTTACAACTTGGCACAAGACAGAACTGTTATTTAAGAATGGTGAGAATGATTGTAGATGGTAGCACAGGGAGCAAATATAACATTCATTGTATCAAATTAGAATTAGAAATTTAAATCAGACTGCTCATGGTCATTTTCAGAAATAGACTTAATAGAGCTGAACTTTTATTTGGAAAAGTTGGTCATGCTCTCTCACACAAGCAGCAGACATTTTTAACAACATTTGCATCTCTGTACAACACATTATATTACAagctttgctttttttttcttcaggcaCAGAAATCTTCCAGCTTTGGAACTAATCCTTCTTGAAGAAATTCAGCTTTGGAACTATCAGGACCACTGACCACGTTGAGTGCGACTTGTCCCCTTTTCCCTTCCACCAAGTTTTCCAGCTGGTTGCAGAAAGATAGGAAAGACATCCAAGTCAAGCTTGGGTGTAAAGACTTCTACACAAGTGTCATCGTTCACCTTGTCAATCTCATAACCCAGAAGAGTAGGGTCAGTGTGTCTGAAGTATTGCCAAAGCCAGAAGACTTCAAAGTCAATCCAACTACAAATCTCAGAAATCTGAATGCGATACCAATCAGAACTCAATGTACTGAAACACTTGATGGAACCTCAAAGCACGCATCTACTTTCGTTGCGTCTTATTTTTCCTGGTAATTCCAGAGAGATAGGAGAAGACTTGAAAGTCAAGCCAATCCCAGATTATCTCATGGAGGCAATTTTTTTCCCCCAATTCCAAGTACCTTCTAAAAGCCACCACAACCATCAACACTTGGTTAAAGCCCTCACTGCATTTGTGCTTGTGTCTAAAAATTTGTTAAAAGAAATGACAATTTttacctccatctcttccttttGCTAATGGTTGAAGAGTGAAGATCCCACATCAAGAAAacgacaaaataaaaatattacttACAAGTGGATGACGTATTCCTAGTTGTATGTGGTAGTAAGCCACATACCACGcttgttgttgttttgcagtAATCATTGCTTGTGTTACTAACTCGTCCCTGCAGTTCACAGCAAGTGTATTGAAGCCCAGCAACAATCACTGTTCCATTTCAAGAAAAGTCTCATATTAGATTCTTCTTCATTCTGCAAGCCATAACTTGGAATTCGAGCAGTCGGTACTGTTGCTGTTCTTTATGGGTAAGTTGCCCCTGAGTTATCAAATGTTCTTATTATCTAGTAAATTCTCAACATACTAAATAACTGAAAAGAAGGAACGTTCTTATTACCTTTGAGCTTTCATCCACCAGCTTAATTAGCTCTGTATTATTCTGTAGGGCTGAAACTTCTGTCACTTTCAGACTCATTCTAGTCTTCCTCACATTCCCAACTATTCCCAAGTCCTGAATCGCCCACTTGCTGTGCAATAATAATATCCAAGGAagaaactccaaactcatggaGGCAATGTCTCCATTTCCTGCTATATACGACTGCCAGACTGAGACAGTCACAACCAAGTCTTCCGAATACGCCAAAAATACACCAGATTAAGGCAATTTCTCCAGACTGAGACGTCTATTATTGCTTTGAATGCATTGACTCATTCATTCTCAAATACACCACAAAAAactataaagaaaataaattgttACAATTGCAGCTATCAAAATAATTGATCATGAGAAAAACCTCTTTCCCAGCGTCTCGTTTTTCTTGGAAGTTGCCCATCGATAGAGATGAAGGACTTCGAAGTCAAGCCTGGCACAGATATTATGGACGCATTTTCCAATTCCATGACCTATTAAAAGCCACCACCAGTCCACAACCATTACCAGTTCCCAATTATCACTTTCCCACACTGCATTTGTGCCTGCGTCTAAACCTTAATTTGCTTAAAACATGCCCACTCTGTTCCTccatttcttccttttcttattCACTACCACTGTTTCTAACCTCATCCCCGCAGTTCACAGCAACTGTATTGAAGCCCAGAAACAATCATTGCTCCATTTCAAACAAAGTCTTGGATTTAATTCTTCCGAATCCTCCAAGCTTATCACATGGAATTCGAGCACCGACTGCTGTTCTTGGCTTGGTGTAACTTGCAGCACCAATGGGCGTGTTGTCGGACTTGACCTCAGTAGTGAGTCTATCTCATGCCACATTGACAATTCAAGCAGTCTCTTTCAACTTCAACATCTTCAGAGCCTCAATTTGGCCGAGAACGACTTCAATGGCTCCTCAATTCCATCTGCAATCGGAAAGCTTACAGAATTGAGGTATTTGAATTTACGTCGTGCTCATTTTTCTGATCATATTCCCATTGAAATTTCACTCTTAACAAGGCTGGTAACTCTTGATCTCTCTGATAATTACTACCACTCGTCAGAAGTTGAGAACCTGAATTTAAGCATGCTAATTCAGAACCTCACAGAGCTTACAGAGTTATATCTTGATTCAGTAGAGATATCAGGACAGGGGAGTGACTGGTGCGAAGCCATATCATCTTCACTGCCAAATCTGAGGGTGTTGAGCTTGTCTTCTTGTGGTCTTTCAGGCCCTATATGTGACTCCCTTGCAAAGCTTCAATCTCTGTATGAGATTGACTTGTCATATAACTCCTTCTATGCTCCGGTTCCAAGAGTCTTTGCCAATTTTCCAAACTTGACTGACTTGAGTCTTCGTTATTCCGACTTGCTCGGAACATTTCCTAAAGAGATCTTTCAGATACCTTCCCTACAAACCATTGACCTTTCTGGTAATTCTGATCTTCATGGTTCATTTCCAGAATTTCCAAACAATGCGTCTCTTCGATCCTTAATTGTATATTGGACAAGTTTTTCAGGTGACCTACCCAACTCTATTGGAAATCTTAAGATGTTGTCAAGCATAGATATTTCACATTGCAATTTCGCTGGATCAGTTCCCAAGTCGATTGGAAACCTCACACAGTTGGCTGACCTGGACATGTCAGGGAACAGATTTAATAGTCCCATTAGTTTTATTCACTGGGAAACCCTTGTTAATCTAGAAACCCTCTATTTGAGTGACAATCAACTCTATGGGACTATTCCTTTATCTGTTTTTTCTCTTCCCAAACTGGAAACATTAACACTATCCCACAATCGGTTCTCGGGTCAAGTCCCTGAATTTTCCAATACCTCTTCGCCCTTACTTGAGAGTCTTTATTTGGAAAACAACAATTTGGAAGGACAAATACCAACATccatcttcaatcttcaaaggcTTGAGGATCTTCATCTTTCTTCAAACAACTTCAGTAGCTTCCCTTTTTGTGGTCCTCAAGTGCCCAGAAAGCTTTCATTGGTTGATCTTTCCCACAATAGCTTGTTGTTTGATTACAATGGCACCAATTCCTCCTTCCTTCAGATTGACAATTTGGTATTGGCTTCTAACAAGTTGAGAGCATTCCCAGATTTCTTGAGAAACCAAATCACACTTAATATTTCGGATTTGGACCTTTCAGGAAACCAGATCCAAGGCCAGATACCTAATTGGATTTTGAGTCTCAAATCTCTTACTTCCCTTGATCTTTCTGGCAACTCCTTGGTAACTCTAGAAGCTCCTCCTCCTAATTCCACTTATGCTTTATCTTCTCTATACCTTCATTCCAACAAGTTGAGAGCATTCCCAGATTTCTTGAGAAATCAGTCCACATTTTACAGCTTGGACCTTTCAAACAACCAGATTCAAGGCGAGATACCAAATTGGATTTTGAGTCTCAAATCTCTTAGTTCCCTGGATCTTTCTTGCAACTCCTTGGTAACTCTAGAAGCTCCTCCTCCTAATTCCACTTATGCTTTATCTTATCTAGACCTTCATTCCAACAAGCTTCAAGGTATCCATTCCTCATATTCCTTCCTTCAGCTTCGCTCCCTGTCATTAGCTTCTAACAAGTTGACAACATTCCCAGACTTCTTGAGAAATCAATCCCATTTAATCAACTTGGACCTCTcaaacaaccaaattcaaggacATATACCCAATTGGATTTGGAGTCTCAAACTTCAAGAACTAAATCTTTCTTGTAACTCCTTGGAAAGTTTAGAAGCTCCTCTACTTTATTCTACCCATGTTCTGTCATCGGTTTGACGCGGGCGGAAGtaaccctaggtttacaagcaataaacctaaaacaaagattctggagtccaccagagataaaagagaaaactctcaattttgattgataatatgataaagatccgttctgcagccgtttaaggttgcttatatatgggaaagaaaccctagggcgactaacaatgaaaccctaaagcccacggattaaaacaaaacaaatccaaaataaactagaaaacctaaaataaaaagaatgtaaaactaacataaaaatattaaatcacgaatcggataattaagacgatacattttggcttaaatctgatagggctcactaaagtgagtcttgaagatctcgtcgttcccattctgaaaaggtatcatgcgtttcaaacggacattctggccaaaagttagtcaaatctgattcaaaatcaaaacctgacttttcgcacgagaaacccgaaaagtccaaaaccaaatcttcttgaatattccagcggctagtaacctgattacgcgtgagttacctattttccaatcactcttcttgattctacaccgcttctttacttttatggtttttcggctaaactgagtccattctcgtcctacatcattctcctccactatgaaagaactcgccctcgagttccttttgaataaaggacaagaataggtagacaaaagacctgagaaaaaattagacaattggACATGTGGATTATTGGCTGGATCTTCTGCATATTCTGATGACACAATCATGAACCCAACACCATATATGAGTCTGTTATAGGCAACCTTAGTAGATTCTTCACAGCTCTCAAGGTTGTACTCTTGAATAACATCTGGCTCTGAATGATTTATTTTAGGCTCCAAGACTTCATCAGTACAAATAACTATGTCTTCATgagcaatttcatctttaacctcttcttggtCTTCATCCATGAATTCTTGTGGAGGTTCttccattagaaattcttctagcttttcttcaattaaattattaatcTCAACCGGCAAAGAAAACTTGGACTCTAACTTCTTCTCGAAAACCTTAGGAGGAtaattcttgatgttcttccttccaagcttgattttaattttgtgtgacTCCCatctaaataaatatgtgtcatctttgcaataaccacctttgacgctttcatgccatggccttccaaaaagcacattagtgtcatccatgtcaatcacatgacaagtaatctcttctttataaaattttcccatagagacaggaactttacaaacctctgttacttgtgcatattcttcctctccaaatggaatccagtatggatcactcagcttcactgtcggcaattgaaaataatccacaattttgtttgctacaaaattctctcgtagaccactgtcaattattacagagcatactttgtctttgatgacacatgttgttcggaagtcgtcgtaatccggcgttgtgaatatccaatgttccatgtttcttctttcttcttcttttttttttttccttttttttttttttgattgatgaggttgtcctagggcaaatcccttggtatgttcctcttcaacgaaactttctttgatagatactctacgaccagcgtcgttgaggttggtggtagtgaagTTCTCCCTTAGATCGTCGTCTGCTAAGAAGCGGGCgaaacctgctctgataccaactgacgcGGGCGGAAGtaaccctaggtttacaagcaataaacctaaaacaaagattctggagtccaccagagataaaagagaaaactctcaattttgattgataatatgataaagatccgttctgcagccgtttaaggttgcttatatatgggaaagaaaccctagggcgactaacaatgaaaccctaaagcccacggattaaaacaaaacaaatccaaaataaactagaaaacctaaaataaaaagaatgtaaaactaacataaaaatattaaatcacgaatcggataattaagacgatacattttggcttaaatctgatagggctcactaaagtgagtcttgaagatctcgtcgttcccattctgaaaaggtatcatgcgtttcaaacggacattctggccaaaagttagtcaaatctgattcaaaatcaaaacctgacttttcgcacgagaaacccgaaaagtccaaaaccaaatcttcttgaatattccagcggctagtaacctgattacgcgtgagttacctattttccaatcactcttcttgattctacaccgcttctttacttttatggtttttcggctaaactgagtccattctcgtcctacatcacggTTGATCTTCATTCAAACAAGCTTCAGGGACATTTCCCCTTGTTCTTCATTAGTAGTTATCTAGATTATTCGAGAAATAATTTCAGCTCTAGTATACCGACTGACATTGGTGACTTCATTTCTACTGAGTCTTACCTTTCTCTTTCAAGCAATAACTTTCACGGGGCCATTCCAAAATCAATATGCAATGCAAGTGGCAAGGTTCTTGATCTGTCCAATAATTCCTTAAGTGGAAACATTCCCCAATGCTTGACTCAATTGCCTCAGCTTTCGGTCATTGATTTGAAGAGAAACAACCTGAGTGGCACAATTCCGGATAATTTTTTCAACATTTGTGAGCTACAAACTCTAGACCTCAGTAACAATCAGATACAAGGCAAGTTTCCGAAATCTCTTGTCAACTGCTCAAAGTTAGAGGTTTTAAACATTGGAAACAATAACATAGCTGATACTTTTCCATGCTTTTTAATGAGCTTATCCACCTTGCATATCCTTGTTTTGCGGTCCAACAAGTTTTATGGAAACATTGGATGTCCCAAGACCAGTGGCACATGGCCTGTGCTTCAAATAATAGATTTAGCTCACAACAATTTTAGTGGTGATATGCCAGGAAGAATGTCTCTGACATGGCAGGCTATGGTGTCTAATGAGGATGATTCTCCAACTGAACTTGgattttttggattttcttatCAGTGCGAGAGTCAATATAGTAGAATTTGTTATCCAGTTT
Above is a genomic segment from Rosa chinensis cultivar Old Blush chromosome 3, RchiOBHm-V2, whole genome shotgun sequence containing:
- the LOC112192201 gene encoding receptor-like protein 7 isoform X4 yields the protein MPTLFLHFFLFLFTTTVSNLIPAVHSNCIEAQKQSLLHFKQSLGFNSSESSKLITWNSSTDCCSWLGVTCSTNGRVVGLDLSSESISCHIDNSSSLFQLQHLQSLNLAENDFNGSSIPSAIGKLTELRYLNLRRAHFSDHIPIEISLLTRLVTLDLSDNYYHSSEVENLNLSMLIQNLTELTELYLDSVEISGQGSDWCEAISSSLPNLRVLSLSSCGLSGPICDSLAKLQSLYEIDLSYNSFYAPVPRVFANFPNLTDLSLRYSDLLGTFPKEIFQIPSLQTIDLSGNSDLHGSFPEFPNNASLRSLIVYWTSFSGDLPNSIGNLKMLSSIDISHCNFAGSVPKSIGNLTQLADLDMSGNRFNSPISFIHWETLVNLETLYLSDNQLYGTIPLSVFSLPKLETLTLSHNRFSGQVPEFSNTSSPLLESLYLENNNLEGQIPTSIFNLQRLEDLHLSSNNFSSFPFCGPQVPRKLSLVDLSHNSLLFDYNGTNSSFLQIDNLVLASNKLRAFPDFLRNQITLNISDLDLSGNQIQGQIPNWILSLKSLTSLDLSGNSLVTLEAPPPNSTYALSSLYLHSNKLRAFPDFLRNQSTFYSLDLSNNQIQGEIPNWILSLKSLSSLDLSCNSLVTLEAPPPNSNKLQGIHSSYSFLQLRSLSLASNKLTTFPDFLRNQSHLINLDLSNNQIQGHIPNWIWSLKLQELNLSCNSLESLEAPLLYSTHVLSSVDLHSNKLQGHFPLFFISSYLDYSRNNFSSSIPTDIGDFISTESYLSLSSNNFHGAIPKSICNASGKVLDLSNNSLSGNIPQCLTQLPQLSVIDLKRNNLSGTIPDNFFNICELQTLDLSNNQIQGKFPKSLVNCSKLEVLNIGNNNIADTFPCFLMSLSTLHILVLRSNKFYGNIGCPKTSGTWPVLQIIDLAHNNFSGDMPGRMSLTWQAMVSNEDDSPTELGFFGFSYQCESQYSRICYPVYYKDAITASIKGLELDVVKILTIFTLIDYSSNKFNGSIPEEIGELKSLYVLNLSGNAFTGKIPSSFGKMRQLESLDLSKNHLSGQIPPEFANLNFLSHLNVSYNQLTGRIPTNTQLSTFPSTSFEGNKGLWGPPLTSDTAIVLPPPKLNGDEIDWNVISAEIGFTCGFGIAVGSLLFCKRWSKWYYRAMFNILFKIFPKLEHRFGNHRRHVYINQRYWRR
- the LOC112192201 gene encoding receptor-like protein 7 isoform X1, translating into MPTLFLHFFLFLFTTTVSNLIPAVHSNCIEAQKQSLLHFKQSLGFNSSESSKLITWNSSTDCCSWLGVTCSTNGRVVGLDLSSESISCHIDNSSSLFQLQHLQSLNLAENDFNGSSIPSAIGKLTELRYLNLRRAHFSDHIPIEISLLTRLVTLDLSDNYYHSSEVENLNLSMLIQNLTELTELYLDSVEISGQGSDWCEAISSSLPNLRVLSLSSCGLSGPICDSLAKLQSLYEIDLSYNSFYAPVPRVFANFPNLTDLSLRYSDLLGTFPKEIFQIPSLQTIDLSGNSDLHGSFPEFPNNASLRSLIVYWTSFSGDLPNSIGNLKMLSSIDISHCNFAGSVPKSIGNLTQLADLDMSGNRFNSPISFIHWETLVNLETLYLSDNQLYGTIPLSVFSLPKLETLTLSHNRFSGQVPEFSNTSSPLLESLYLENNNLEGQIPTSIFNLQRLEDLHLSSNNFSSFPFCGPQVPRKLSLVDLSHNSLLFDYNGTNSSFLQIDNLVLASNKLRAFPDFLRNQITLNISDLDLSGNQIQGQIPNWILSLKSLTSLDLSGNSLVTLEAPPPNSTYALSSLYLHSNKLRAFPDFLRNQSTFYSLDLSNNQIQGEIPNWILSLKSLSSLDLSCNSLVTLEAPPPNSTYALSYLDLHSNKLQGIHSSYSFLQLRSLSLASNKLTTFPDFLRNQSHLINLDLSNNQIQGHIPNWIWSLKLQELNLSCNSLESLEAPLLYSTHVLSSVDLHSNKLQGHFPLFFISSYLDYSRNNFSSSIPTDIGDFISTESYLSLSSNNFHGAIPKSICNASGKVLDLSNNSLSGNIPQCLTQLPQLSVIDLKRNNLSGTIPDNFFNICELQTLDLSNNQIQGKFPKSLVNCSKLEVLNIGNNNIADTFPCFLMSLSTLHILVLRSNKFYGNIGCPKTSGTWPVLQIIDLAHNNFSGDMPGRMSLTWQAMVSNEDDSPTELGFFGFSYQCESQYSRICYPVYYKDAITASIKGLELDVVKILTIFTLIDYSSNKFNGSIPEEIGELKSLYVLNLSGNAFTGKIPSSFGKMRQLESLDLSKNHLSGQIPPEFANLNFLSHLNVSYNQLTGRIPTNTQLSTFPSTSFEGNKGLWGPPLTSDTAIVLPPPKLNGDEIDWNVISAEIGFTCGFGIAVGSLLFCKRWSKWYYRAMFNILFKIFPKLEHRFGNHRRHVYINQRYWRR
- the LOC112192201 gene encoding receptor-like protein 7 isoform X3 encodes the protein MPTLFLHFFLFLFTTTVSNLIPAVHSNCIEAQKQSLLHFKQSLGFNSSESSKLITWNSSTDCCSWLGVTCSTNGRVVGLDLSSESISCHIDNSSSLFQLQHLQSLNLAENDFNGSSIPSAIGKLTELRYLNLRRAHFSDHIPIEISLLTRLVTLDLSDNYYHSSEVENLNLSMLIQNLTELTELYLDSVEISGQGSDWCEAISSSLPNLRVLSLSSCGLSGPICDSLAKLQSLYEIDLSYNSFYAPVPRVFANFPNLTDLSLRYSDLLGTFPKEIFQIPSLQTIDLSGNSDLHGSFPEFPNNASLRSLIVYWTSFSGDLPNSIGNLKMLSSIDISHCNFAGSVPKSIGNLTQLADLDMSGNRFNSPISFIHWETLVNLETLYLSDNQLYGTIPLSVFSLPKLETLTLSHNRFSGQVPEFSNTSSPLLESLYLENNNLEGQIPTSIFNLQRLEDLHLSSNNFSSFPFCGPQVPRKLSLVDLSHNSLLFDYNGTNSSFLQIDNLVLASNKLRAFPDFLRNQITLNISDLDLSGNQIQGQIPNWILSLKSLTSLDLSGNSLVTLEAPPPNSTYALSSLYLHSNKLRAFPDFLRNQSTFYSLDLSNNQIQGEIPNWILSLKSLSSLDLSCNSLVTLEAPPPNSNKLQGIHSSYSFLQLRSLSLASNKLTTFPDFLRNQSHLINLDLSNNQIQGHIPNWIWSLKLQELNLSCNSLESLEAPLLYSTHVLSSVDLHSNKLQGHFPLFFISSYLDYSRNNFSSSIPTDIGDFISTESYLSLSSNNFHGAIPKSICNASGKVLDLSNNSLSGNIPQCLTQLPQLSVIDLKRNNLSGTIPDNFFNICELQTLDLSNNQIQGKFPKSLVNCSKLEVLNIGNNNIADTFPCFLMSLSTLHILVLRSNKFYGNIGCPKTSGTWPVLQIIDLAHNNFSGDMPGRMSLTWQAMVSNEDDSPTELGFFGFSYQCESQYSRICYPVYYKDAITASIKGLELDVVKILTIFTLIDYSSNKFNGSIPEEIGELKSLYVLNLSGNAFTGKIPSSFGKMRQLESLDLSKNHLSGQIPPEFANLNFLSHLNVSYNQLTGRIPTNTQLSTFPSTSFEGNKGLWGPPLTSDTAIVLPPPKLNGDEIDWNVISAEIGFTCGFGIAVGSLLFCKRWSKWYYRAMFNILFKIFPKLEHRFGNHRRHVYINQRYWRR